Proteins from a single region of Vanessa tameamea isolate UH-Manoa-2023 chromosome 23, ilVanTame1 primary haplotype, whole genome shotgun sequence:
- the LOC113397743 gene encoding F-box/LRR-repeat protein 14 — MSAWTEEVLSWRDERLGLTELPSTTRRKNRTAPYRLHRPHLSTAHVPEPVPEPQGTHISRLYPELLALIFERLPVRDRGRAAQVCRAWRDAADRRSVWRGVEAALHLRRPAPVLFASLARRGVRKLQVLSLRRGLRDAVAALPGLESLSLSGCYSVTDAALASAFATELPALRRLDLSLCKQVTDSSLGRIAQSLKNLEELELGGCCNVTDTGLLLIAWGLRKLRRLNLRSCWHVNDDGIAHLCGGGEARGTPELEHLGLQDCQRLTDEALKHAATGLPNLKSINLSFCVAVTDAGLRHLARLPHLEDVNLRACDGVSDAGVAHLAESGRLRALDVSFCDKVGDEALSHATLGLSGLRSLSLSACRLTDEGLERVARLSQLETLNIGQCTRVTDRGLRALGEGLRNLKAIDLYGCTCITPQGLDHIVKLPRLSVLNLGLWHVR, encoded by the coding sequence ATGAGTGCGTGGACGGAGGAAGTGTTGTCATGGCGCGACGAGAGGCTCGGTCTCACCGAGTTGCCCAGCACGACGAGAAGGAAAAATCGTACCGCGCCTTATAGGCTACACCGGCCCCACTTGTCGACGGCTCACGTGCCCGAACCCGTCCCGGAACCGCAGGGAACTCATATCTCGAGGTTATACCCAGAGTTACTAGCTTTGATATTTGAAAGACTGCCAGTGCGTGACAGAGGAAGAGCGGCGCAAGTTTGCCGCGCGTGGCGAGATGCAGCGGACCGTAGGTCTGTTTGGCGCGGAGTTGAAGCAGCGTTACATCTTAGAAGACCAGCTCCAGTCCTGTTTGCTTCGCTGGCGAGACGTGGAGTACGTAAGCTGCAGGTATTGTCGCTGAGACGAGGTTTGAGAGATGCAGTGGCCGCGTTACCTGGACTAGAATCTCTCTCTCTTAGCGGTTGTTACAGCGTGACCGACGCTGCTCTAGCGAGTGCATTTGCAACAGAACTGCCAGCACTTCGACGATTAGATCTCTCATTATGTAAGCAAGTGACAGATTCATCTCTCGGCAGAATAGCTCAGTCGCTCAAAAACCTAGAAGAATTAGAGTTAGGTGGATGTTGTAATGTAACAGATACCGGACTATTATTAATCGCTTGGGGTCTAAGAAAACTCCGCCGCTTGAACTTAAGGTCGTGCTGGCACGTGAACGACGATGGAATAGCACATCTATGTGGCGGTGGCGAAGCGAGAGGTACTCCAGAATTAGAACATTTAGGATTACAAGACTGCCAAAGGCTAACAGACGAGGCTTTGAAGCACGCTGCAACTGGTCTTCCGAATCTAAAATCTATCAATCTCTCATTTTGCGTCGCCGTTACAGACGCCGGACTGAGGCATCTCGCTAGGCTTCCACATTTAGAAGACGTCAATTTACGAGCATGTGACGGCGTCTCAGACGCTGGCGTCGCTCACTTAGCAGAGAGCGGGCGATTGAGAGCGTTAGATGTATCGTTTTGTGATAAAGTCGGAGACGAAGCATTATCGCATGCGACGTTAGGACTATCTGGACTCCGCTCGTTATCGCTGAGCGCTTGTCGTTTGACCGACGAGGGTCTGGAACGGGTGGCGAGGCTATCGCAGCTAGAGACACTCAATATAGGCCAGTGCACGCGGGTCACGGATAGGGGACTACGAGCGCTAGGCGAAGGCCTACGGAATTTGAAGGCGATAGACTTGTACGGGTGTACGTGTATCACTCCGCAAGGCTTGGACCATATCGTGAAGTTGCCGCGTCTCAGTGTACTTAACCTCGGTCTGTGGCATGTGCGGTGA